Proteins encoded in a region of the Planococcus citri chromosome 1, ihPlaCitr1.1, whole genome shotgun sequence genome:
- the LOC135849742 gene encoding protein PFC0760c-like: MNWYTVIFLVFHVLRLNLCVAALSPVCPERQFLNASGVCVDCTVCKQTDKNIVLRQCTSFEDTICGSISDLNIDLPGIKVKSKYKNDISNQYLTIQTEAELSKDNITEILRKLSNPVESINEASMDASNYYYYDDDDADDDDEYPDEDNNTSTAAINSTSSNLPTEKKPSKKDSSSSASPKPIQTLYPDLLNNDEVTVVDPDTLMKKLKKFKLKESTVKMNDHLLKIGDTKFKIGEEEKSKDGRWLQLSHPHIVNHTVYFDLAAEPAINKKGSTFFSSGEKLTDEEYAKEMSKLLNSTSVVLDEKHSNVQNHSIETNTQEDYPELRNLDDIDGAENDDDDDDEDDDENGEDEDDEDEDAEDDSDDEDDDEPLNYNDILSNNNSASVEKQDFEMDDDYDLQESDYAERPFNMDIPSNDIIAEPFVESSVNWQILILVAAMSACLLFFIVISAYVCIYMRKRQHSKTTFIADVEDLSVRVNLMQHAAFEPDESSNIRNYITQLRSVKLISGKPPIYTRTK; encoded by the exons ATGAATTGGtatacagtaatttttttg GTGTTTCATGTATTGAGACTGAATTTGTGTGTGGCTGCTTTAAGTCCAGTTTGCCCCGAACGACAGTTTTTGAACGCCTCGGGAGTATGTGTCGACTGCACCGTATGCAAACAAACGGATAAAAATATCGTTCTACGGCAATGTACCTCGTTCGAAGATACGATATGTGGATCAATTTCCGATTTGAATATAGATTTACCTGGGATCAAGGTTAAATCGAAGTATAAAAATGATATCTCCAACCAGTATCTAACCATCCAAACCGAAGCCGAGCTATCCAAAGATAATATCACCGAAATACTGAGAAAACTTTCCAACCCGGTTGAATCTATAAACGAAGCATCGATGGATGCttctaattattattattacgacgacgacgacgccgacgacgacgatgaataTCCCGATGAAGATAATAATACCAGTACAGCTGCGATAAATTCTACTTCTTCTAATCTTCCAACGGAGAAGAAACCTTCCAAGAAAGATTCTTCCAGCTCTGCATCTCCGAAACCGATCCAGACCTTGTATCCGGATCTTCTCAACAATGACGAAGTAACCGTCGTAGATCCTGATACTTTgatgaagaaactgaaaaaattcaaactcaaagAAAGCACTGTAAAAATGAACGATCACTTGTTAAAAATCGGCGATACTAAATTCAAAATCGGCGAAGAAGAGAAATCCAAGGATGGACGATGGTTGCAGCTATCCCATCCTCATATAGTTAACCATACAGTCTACTTCGATTTGGCGGCAGAGCCGGCGATAAACAAGAAAGGGTCTACTTTCTTCAGCTCTGGAGAAAAGCTAACCGACGAAGAATACGCCAAAGAAATGAGTAAACTTCTAAACTCAACGTCGGTGGTGTTAGACGAGAAACATTCCAACGTACAGAATCATTCCATTGAAACGAATACCCAAGAAGATTACCCAGAATTGAGAAATTTGGACGATATAGACGGTGCTGaaaatgacgacgacgatgatgacgaagacgacgacgagaaCGGAGAAGATGAAGATGACGAAGATGAAGACGCCGAAGACGATAGTGAcgatgaagacgacgacgagCCCCTGAACTATAACGATATCTTATCCAATAATAATTCTGCCAGCGTTGAAAAACAAGATTTCGAAATGGACGACGATTATGATCTACAGGAAAGCGATTACGCGGAGAGACCGTTCAATATGGACATACCCAGCAACGATATCATCGCTGAGCCATTCGTAGAATCTTCGGTAAACTGGCAGATACTGATTTTGGTCGCAGCCATGTCCGCTTGCTTGCTGTTTTTCATCGTTATTAGCGCTTACGTATGCATTTACATGAGAAAAAGACAACATTCCAAGACTACCTTTATAGCAG ATGTTGAAGATTTATCTGTACGTGTAAACCTTATGCAGCATGCTGCCTTCGAACCGGACGAATCGAGTAATATTAGAAATTACATCACGCAGTTGAGAA